The genomic interval ATGTCTCAAGATCTGTTACAAAGATGCATCTTGGCTTTGGAATCTTCGATATGGGCATCTCAATTTTGGGGGATTAGAGTCACACTCCAAGAAAAGCATAGTGAAAAGGATGCCTTCCATAAGCCACTCTGATCAAGTGTGTGAAGGATGTCTACGTGGTAAGAAGTTCAAGAAAAGCTTCCTAAATGAGTCAAACTCAAGAGCTCAAAGGCCTTTGGAACTCATACATATAGATATATGCGGACTGATTAAGCCAAGTTCACTTGGTAAGAGTAATTATATCCTTcttttcattgatgatttttcgaGAAAAACATAGGTATATTTCTTAAAGCATAAATCAAAGGTATTCAAGAACTTCAAGAAGTTTAAATCCCTTGTTGAGAAAGAAAGTGATCTAGTGATCAAGGCCATGAAATCTGATTGTGGAGAAGAATTCACATCAAATGAATTCCAAAAATATTGTGAAGATCATGGAATTCGTCGACCCTTGACTGTGTCAAGATcccctcaacaaaatggaatgGCAGAAAGAAAGAACATAACAATTTTGAGCATGGCAAGAAGTATGCTTAAAAGTAAAAGACTGCTAAAGGAGTTTTGGGCAGAAGCAGTAGCATGTGCAGTCTACCTATCTAACTGATCTCCAACAAGAAGTGTATCTGGAAAAAGGCCACAAGAAGCATGGAATGGAAGGAAACCTAGGATTTCCCATCTCAGAGTCTTTGGAAGCATTGCTCATGTGCATATAGCAGATGAAAAGAGAAGCAAGTTAGATGACAAAAGTGAAAAATACATCTTCATCGGTTATGACTCAAATACCAAAGGTTACAAGCTCTACAATCCAGATACAGGAAAGACAATCCTGAGTCGAGATGTAGTATTcgatgaagaaggaaaatgggaTTGAGGAAGACATGATGAAGACTATAACTTCTCGCCCTACTTCGAAGAAAATGATATGGAACAAATAAGTACAACACAAACAAGAGAGGAGCCTTCTATGCCACTAGCTTCACCAACTTCAAGTTCTCAATAGGATAGAAGCTCAAACTCAAGTGTTCAATGCTTCAGAAGCTTACAAGAAATTTACGAGGTAACTGAAAATCAAGATAGTCTTTCTTTGTTGTCTTTTTGCCGATTGTGAGCCCATGAACTTTCAAGAAGCTATGGAGAATCCAAATTAGAAAAACGCTACGGAAAAATAGATTAATGCAATCAAGAAGAACAACACATGAGAGCTAGTTTTACTTCCAAAAGGTTACAAGACAATTGGTGTGAAATGGGTTTACAAAACCAAGAAGAATGCAAGAGGAGAAGTTGAAAGAAACAAGGCAAGActagtggaaaaggttatagccAAAGAGTCGACATCGACTATGATGAGGTATTTGCTCTTGTTGCTTGACTTGAAACTGttagattaataattttattagcaGCTCAGAAAAATTGGAGAATccatcaaatggatgtgaaatCTGCCTTCCTCAATGGAGTACTAAAGGAAGAAGTCTACATTGAGCAACCTCAAGACTATAAAGTTgaggaaaaagaagataaagTTTTAAAGCTGAAAAGGGTACTTTATGGACTAAAGCAAGCTCCAAGCGCATGGAATGCTCGAATAGACAAGTATCTACACCAAAAAAGTTTCATTAAGTGTCCATATGAGCACATACTTTACATCAAAGTCCAAAATAATGATGTATTGATTATGTGCTTGTATGTAATGACTTGATATTTATAGGTAGCAATCCAAGCATGTTCAATGAGTTTAAAGAAGAGAGGACGAGCGAGTTTGAGATGACCGACATCGGGCCCATGTTTTACTACCTTGGCATCGAATTAAAGTAAGAAGATAAAGGCATTTTTATCATACAAGAAGACTATGTTATGGAAGTGATCAAGAAGTTCAAAATGGAGGATTCTAATCCAATCAATACACTCATGGAATGTGGAATCCATCTATCATGTTGTGAGGAAGGAGAAAGAGTTGATCCAGCACTCTTTAAAATCTTGGTTGGAAGTTTGCGATATTTAACATGCACAAGGCCTGACATTCTCTATGCAGTTGGAGTTATCAGTCGGTTCATGGAGAAACCAACAACCACACACTTAAAGGCAAGAACGAGAATTCTTCGATACATCAAAAGTACGATAAACTATGGCCTATTCTATTCTGTTTCTGATAATTATAAGTTCTTGGGATACAATGATAGCTATTGGGGTGAAGATGTGGATGACCATAAGAATACGGCTGGTTTTGTGTTCTACATAGGAGACGATGCCTTCATGTAAATGTCAAAGAAGCAATTGATTGTTACTCTCTCAACATAtgaagcagaatatgtggctGCTACCTCATGTGTTTATCATGAAATTTGGCTGAGAAATCTATTACATGAATTGAGACTACTACAAGTGGATCCAACCAAAATTTTCATAGACAACAAATCAGTAATTGTCTTGGCCAAGAATCCAATCTTCCACAGTCAGAGTAAGCACATCGATACACATTGACATTATATTAGAGAGTGCATCAAAAGAAATAATGTGCAATTAGAATATGTGAAGACTAATGATCAGGTAACTGACATCTTCACTAAACCTCTTAGAAAAGAAGACTTCACAAGATTGAGAGTTTTGCTGGGAGTAACAAAATCAAGTTTAAGAGGGGTGTTGAAATGTAAacttgattttgggttaaaagtAATTGGGTCTAGCCCAAACAAAAAACCCAAGTTCTAGAAATATCAAACATTATAATATTCTAAGAAATTACATGTATGAAATATTGAGCATTTTGTAGGATTCTCTAGAAAGTATGAGAAAAATAAGTAATTGTAGAGAATAGTCTAGATAAAAATTTATAACCATTAAATCATGAATGTGTTGACAAAATTCTAGCCACAGATTTAGGGGAACCAACTAGTATAAATAGGAGGTATGTCTTAACATCTGTATCAAGCCAAAAAAAGTTAGAAGTGCTCAATAACACAAGTAGCCTATTTCTCAATTCTCTCTTCAAATTTCCTCCAACCTCCAAAATCTCTTTCCAACAAACTAAGTCTTCACATATCCTCTCCGTTCACAACAATGTCATGAAATCTTcacacgaacacaacgatctaACCCCGACGAAACGAGATTTCCTTTGGGCACCCCCACGAGGGCTTCCCCATTATTCTCTAGGATAAGAAACAAAGCGGAGTTGTGGGCTTgctcttaattaattttgggAAGAAAGGGAAAAGGAAGTTGTTTGCTTGAGAGAATTCACATTTTCATGGAGAGTTCCACTTTCAAGTAAAAACATATGAGGAAAAAAGAAGAGTATTCCAACCCTCACTATAAAAAAAAACGTGGAATTGAGAGATTAAAGGGAGTGGATAGTCACTAAAAGATAACTACCCTcccttttatttataaaacaaaaattcataattcataattttgaatttcaaataataaccaactttattattataaataaccatgtgttatatcatatataacatataacctatagtttgtattatatcacatataacctatagtttatcaATCTCTCAACTAACCTATAATATGAAtaacattcatattaattttaacttatagttcttatatgaaataaatacatataataatatttgaattatattcaaatatttgtttctctcattaaaactctatattataatgcatcatatacattatatcaattttctcatataattaattccctttaattcattagaacaattcaaattaatccaaaattaatttgattctcattaatcctaattgagctaatgaggggaccttatggacctatagattgaagatctaatgatacttgattaattaattaaactctttaattaaactaatcaaCTTtttattaactgtcggtcactccactaaagaccgacaactgcactcatCACACTATAGGTATATTTCTACGTCCATTAGATCTATCCAATCAACAATGCattgactcttcacaaatttctcgtaagtacaactgagccaaaattaccgtttttgccctgtagttatatctaacttctttagtaccactgatccctcttaTGAACAATTAGTTACAATCCAACTATAATCAtacacctctcgagccaggagataGTGTggggccacattgttcaagccccgaaatcagcccatAAATGAGCAATTTCTTTATTTACCCTCACAAAAGgcaatgagtgaatttcttcttgtgtaattgtgttcccaactctccaaattggtaggcttattaagttggcGAAAtcggccactctcacctatatagatcaaaaaatcgccttcataggcaggagttcacaactcactcaagattcaggttaagtcacatatggtcatcctagtgaaatgtaagtttcttctAGCAACAGTGTAATAAAGATAGACTATTTATTTcgtagtccagtcttatacaaactctttgtataggatacttcgctcacatgtctctacctgaatgatcaagattagatcatttgtagtactttacaacgaTTGAAACTACAAAGCGGGCaatatccgtaatgtcaccaagataaggtatctagtcttatccatctactacggACTGTtcagattatcacttaaacatgatccacctgtatgtcttcacatatatgtttaagttacatcagataatctcatatcttagtttattggtttttggattaatgcaactaaatttcgaataaattacctcttattttattagataaataaaatgtttgtataaatacaattacaaactaaaagaccacgagatttagagtatcaaacccaacaatctcccacttgtcctaaagctagtggtaTCGgatctttaattgataatctatatatatttgatttacttgcttcatttaacaagttcttgttatctaattcatgtggtacaaagcgtaaattaaataagaattatgctatgttatggcacaagcatttaggtcacatctctaaacagagAATTCAAAAACTTATGTCAAATGAAATTCTTGATTTCCTTGATTGAAGTAACTTCAACATTTGTGTGGAATTTATTAAgggaaaacaaacaaacataagaaaattaggtgtcAACAGATGCTCAGAcatcttagaactaatacatataGACACTTGTGGTCCATTCCCTATGGCTTCTTGGAAtagacaacaatattttattgtgttcatagacgactattcaagatatgggtacctatatttaattcatgagaagtctcaatctttggacgttttcaagtctttcaaatttcaagtttaacttcaacttggaaagaaaattaaggttgtCAAATCTGATCATGGTGTTAAATACTacagtagatatgatggatcaggtTAACAATGTTCAGGGCTCTTTTTCAAATACCTAGAAGAATGTGGAATCGCCTCGTGATACACTATGTCGAGCAGACCCGATTGTGTAgtggaaaggagaaataaaatacttaaggatatggtaagaaatatcattagtcattcttctctacTAGAATCCCTCTGGGGTGAGCACCAAAGATTGCAGTATATATCCATAATAGGGTACCTAATAAAGCAGTAGCTATATCCCCTTATGAACTGTGACAAAAAAGAAGCCTAGTATCAGGCATCTTcacatctggggttgtccagctgGAGTTAGGCCTTACAaacctaatgaaagaaaattggactcaagaactattagtTGCTATTTTGTTAGGTATTCTGAGCGCTCTGGGGGTTTgaagttttatgatcccacttctagatcattgtttgagatgGGAAATGCTAGATTtcttgaggatgttgagtttggggGGAAGATACATAAGAAAAATCTTTGAAaaggaattagtttcttttccttatgtggttataaatgatgttcaggctcTAATTCCTGACTACacattgaaccaattatagaacaagacaacattgaagtccccaTTCTTGAACCTGAAGTTTAAACTCAACAACCTTAAGAAGTGCCATTACGGagatctactagagagagaaaaagtgcaattccagatgattatattgtgtttcttcaaaaACATCAAAATGATGTGggcgtaatggaagatgatccaatcaacttccaaaaagctctacaaagttctaactctcaagagtggataagtgctatggaagaggaaataaaatccatgaaagaaaATGACATTTGGGAACTTTTCGAACTGCCATCAGGGGTGAAacccataggttataaatggatatttaaagtCAAAAGAGATTCACAAGGCAATATCGAAAAatataaggctcgtcttgttACAAAGGGTTTTAAtcaaaaggaaggcattgattaaaagagactttctctccaGTTTTATCGAAAGAttcttttagggtaatcatggcattggtagctcactttgatttagagttaCATCATGTAAAAAACTGCGCatctcaatgggaacattgatgagacgatttatatgaTACAATCATAAAACTTTGTGTTTGATAGTTCAAAGTCTATGgtgaaaaaattgaagaaatccatctaccgtctcaagcaagcctctcgtcaatggtatcacaaattccatgaagtgataacctcctttagttttgaggtgaatatagtggaagattgtgtatatcacaagttcagtgggagtaaatcaatctttctggtgttatTTGTTGATGACAAACTCATAGCAAGTAATGacgtaggtttattgcatgacactaagagatttctcaaaaggaattttgagatgaaggatcttggtgatgcttcttttgtattagggaTTGAAAAACTGtgagatcgttctcaaggtattttgagattgtcacaaaataactacattgaaaaaattttgagtagatttggcatgaaagattgtgcaccAGGAGATACCCTtatcgctaaaggtgataaatttcatttaggtcaatgcctGAAGATCACACTCGAGACTAAGAAGATgcagaaggttccctatgcatcggctacTGAAAATCTAATGTATGCTCAATATGTACATTGGACTTGAACTTTCTGGTTATTAAAGAACGAGTTCAGAATGGTCAATTTTACattatcttattattttttataattttaatttcagaTTAATATATTTGCTTCCGATTAAGATTTTAATCAatactttatacatattatcatctaacaaactatatatttcattcaaattttacaattttttgtatatttttactcaCGTTCTTTTCATtgtcatcttattatattattataccattaatatgtctttttgacaaacaaataagtatttattcttgacaatttagcATGAATGATCATATACTTTTGTTTGTTAAAAAGATATATCCATGTATAATAATATagtaagatgataatgaaaagaACGtgattaaaaatatacaaaaatttataaaatttgaatgaaatatatagtttgttagatgataatatgtataaagtaaTGAGTAAAATATTAATCGGAAGCAAATATATtagtttgaatttaaatataaaaaataataagataatgtaaaatacaaagatctattataaattaaaatcaaaattgtgaTATACAAATTAGAGATTCATTCCTTCAGAATATTTTCGAAAAGTTGTTATATCAAATCAAATCTGATATTAAACTgtcaatttaaaattcaaattgggCAAAAAAGATCCGCTCGCTTTACTCTTGAATCCTTGAGGTTGGAATCTCATAACCGACTCTTCCTATTTATATTGTGTTTCTATTCATAATCGATACACAATATAGCAATTACACTGTGTTCGAAAATACTATTATCCGACCATACTAGGAGTAACTTTGGAATTATAAAAGTGTTTGTCATGTGAGCGGCACACGTTTTGCCAAAATTCTTATTATCTAcaatttttgacaaaaaaaaataaaaagaacccGAATTTTGTCATTTCCTCCAAGTTTTCAATAATCTAATTATGCTGCATAAAAATATGGGCATGTAAGAAACAAATGGGTCATAGGAGTTTTGTCAccataaaaaccaaaaaatcaTGCCTTTAATATGAATCGTAGCGACTCCAAAACTCATTAATGTAAAAGAGACCCTCAATAAAGAGTACATCGACCATTCCATGTTGCAACACTTTCTTTTTAGGTAAgcttatttttacaaatttgagTTTGGCTAGAAGGAAAGAAATTTCATGTTTTAGACCCTTATTCCacaacttaaaaataaaatatgctcCACTTCTTATacctattttatatttttagactCGTGGGCATGTAAATCTTCTGTTTTTGCTTTCAAGAAAATTGAAatgtaaagataaattacttgatatttaaattattataataatatcatgTGCATGAGATAAAAGACgcaaacaaaatgaaaattacaTCTTATTATTCCAAATGAAAGTAAAAAGACTGAAAGGATGATTGAATACGGAGAGAGGACGTAGCTCAAGTAGAGACGCTGTATGGAACTCCCTTTCCTGTAACCCCAAAACCTGAAGTTGGTTTAAGAACCTCATAAGGCACAAGCCCAGCTCCACGCCTATTCTTCAACTCGTTGTTTTCATTCCTTAGGTCGATAGTCTTTTCCATTTTATCCAACTTCATTTTAAACTTGTCAAAGGCTTTGGCTATGATGGGGTCCTCAGCCCAAGCTGGCTCTATCTTCTTCCCAATATACTCCTCGTCTGGAGAATGGGCCGACAATATCAACATAGTTTGTGCCACTGTAGAAGCCTGAGCTATTGAAGGAAAGGCTTCAAGCATCACACCTTCAGGATTGCTTATAAACTCTTCTGGAATTTGGTCAAAGTCCTCTGTGGGCATGTTTGTCCTTGCAATACTAGGTCGGCTAGGAAAATAGCCTGCATGTGCGTATTGAATGAAGTTGACAGCTGAGTGGTGCCCACATCCTACCCAAGCTATGGTTGACACGATTTGAATAAGGTCTTTGGGGGTTTTTAGTGAGGGCCATCCTGCTTCCTTCTTTTTATCTGGATGTCCCTTTTCCTTGATTTCTTTCCACCAAGCTTTCAACTCTTTATCGTTCTTTATTGCTTTCTCATTTGGGTAATAGTGGTTCACATATTCTGTCATCCATTCCACTAAGGCCTCCCATAGGATTAGACCATCGTTGGCGAAAGGGTAGTCTTTGATGGCCAACTTAAGACCATGTAGTGCACTTTCATCTCTTTCCGCCATTCCCCTgatcattttgaaatttgatcaCTAGTAAGCATTGCATATCTTGATCTACCAAGAttgatcaaatttgattttattaatttcaaatcaaaaGTTGTCTTGATTACCTGCGAATTAAGTCCTCGGGCAATGCTTGTGTGTTAAATTGCCACTCCTTCTTGTACACCAAAGAGCTAAATTCCATGGAATAAGATGCAGCAGAAAATGTGCTCTCAATGATGCCTCCAGCATTGATTAGAATTTCACGAGCATTTGAGTTGATCCGCATATTGAATCTAAAATGAGGATGCAATAGTCTATAGATTGGGTGCATAGTACTCAATTGTCTGTTTAAGGCGATTGCATATGGCTCCATGCAACAATGAGTTCTAAGCCtgcatatatatatttgattaatttctcaaaggaaaaatctttttttttaaattattttttttttattttttatttgtgtgGTAAAGAAGAGAAGAGCATGGTGGTTAGGTGCAGCCTCCTAATCATGACTctttctcaaaattaattaaacaaacccATAAATAGATGatatcaaacattttttttttcgtcATGTCACTCCAACTACTtaatatagcaaaaaaaaaaaaagtttaattgcATGTGGAAAAACTATGGTTAGACACATGGATTATATTCAACCCAGAATGCAtccaaatactttttttttttatgtgcatGTAACATATATAGACATACGTACGTACCAATGAATAATGAGTTGGTGAACACAAGAATCATGAGCAAGAACATGGGCTTTAGCAAGCCTCCATAACCAGGCATTTGTGGCATGAGTGCTGGGTGAGAAAACTTGTTTCCATTGGGGTTTCCCAGCCATTGGTGGTCGAGTTAGCTCAATGGCCAAGGGCGTCAAAGTGTCATCAGCATTTAAGAAGAACAACGTTCTTGATCCATATAATGTCGTCCGTTTAATACTTCGTACTTTCTCTACATATTGCATTAAAGTGTCATGGTAATCCAATACAAATAATTTCTTCTGTGTTATTGCCTCTTCAACTGTGATGGAATTTCCTATTAATTTTTGAACTAGTTCGGTGGTGAATCCTGATTCTGGAGGTCCATATTCCTCAGGGTTGAGCTCACTCTTCAAAGGCCAACTCTGAATTTATTCATACAAaattaaacaacttttattagGGATGAATATTACATATTATAGAGAGTAGGTTAATGTTGATTGATTATTAGTTGTCACTCACCTTGACCAATTGTATACAGTAAGGGTTGAGACCAGCAAGTGTCTGTCTTGCAAATTCACTATCACTAAGCCAATTGAACTTGTCTCCTGAaataatataatcaaattaaacaCAATGATTGTGAGGTAAATGAAGTTTGGACTCTCACTTTTTAACTTTTCTAAAGAAAGTCCTGTATGTGTGTACTTACTCTTTAGGGCTTCAGGTGGTGGGAATTTAATTAACTGGGCCTTGTCAGGTTGAATAATACTAGGCTCAACAGAAGGTGGGGCAGGTTGATTAGAGAAATTGAGCGTGgacattatattaaatttaagaatttcATGAGCAGCAGGTGGGATTTCAATGCCATCTCTAAACATTAAGTCGACCTGAGTGAAGTCGGAGAAAGGCTTGGTTCCCAACTTATCTTTCTTCCCTGGGTTAGATGGGAACATTTTCTGCTTCACCTCTGAGAATGCTTCATCACGAGGAACATAAAAGCTTTCTTCACCCCTTCGTTCTGACCTTGGATCTAACCAATTGTACTATATTAGTTCTCGAATATTATATTCCAACTAACTATATGTGTGTTGTGTTGTGCTCAAATACATTTTCATGTCAGCAGGATCATAATTCAATTGGTTGAGCTATCTAACACAATCAAATGTTAGAGTTTCAAAGTCCTTTGCTTCACATAGTAGAACTCTCTCTCccccattttatttttttataagaaacaaacaaaaataaagaaaggtatttaattatatattattcattcttatttctttttcaattaaacAAAAGGAATATAGAAAATACTtggtaatttttttgttttgctcactcaaatctaaaatttatagatcaaaattttgatggatACAGAATTATGATGTAGTTCTTAATTTTTACATTAAGAGAAATTTAGGTGCAGCCTAATTCCATGTTTTCCATTCTCttacatacattaaaaaaatagttttttaataattaaaaaaataacatatgcCGATTTTTAATTGAGCGTAGCAGAGATTACAATAGATAGGTACAAACGGTTTTTCCTTAAAATAAACATGATAGAGAAAGatactttaatttaaataagaaaaacacTCAAATGCATCTTAGGTAATATTTATCTTCGTGCATCAATTACATGAGTATAATGTGTATTCAATCTTAATATTTTGGTGTATTTTGGACTGTGGATGGAAGAAAACAGAGTTTATTATGTGACATATATATCATAGACAATTGGCCAGTTAGGCTCTAAAGAAATTGATCCATAATGCATCAGCCATTTTGCAGCCCACCTTTTGTCCAATAGAATTTGTCATGTGACCCACTcttatttcttaattttagaaaatatttctcgagtgttttttataaaattggacCCCAGATCCTAAATAAAATGCTGGTTTAGATATTATTTtggttctatttttttaattttaattcattttagtgGATTTTGACCTAGTTTGGAtcatacaattttaattttggttcattttagtttttgttattttgaaaattaatcattttggtcccttcattatttttatttttatttcatttttaagagATTAAAAaggtcaattttttaaaattcaagatcGAAATGAACTTTAatgaatatatttcaaaaatagagagtaaaatgaaccaaagtccaatgtataagaaccaaaataaacattttgaaaaaaaaaacttgggtaCATCCTAGTCCACTCAATGAAAAATTGACATGtgtcaattaaatttttttaaaaaaattgtaaaaagttattgtatttattttgtatATAGAGAAATAGGAATATGACTGCGCCTAACTattattcttttgaaaatagaaatgcAAAAACAACCAGAGTCAAAAGTGCTTGAATTAAATTACTATTTAAACCTagaatgtttaaaaaaaaaaaaaacatttcatgAAATGTGTATAGACAAGTTATTTGCACTAGGAAGTATAGATATATACCTGATACAGAAGCAGGACGACCAGTTCTACAACGTCGAGGGTAAGGATATTGATTTGAACCACCAAGAACAGGTCTTTTCCATTTCATGTCTACATCAGGATCTCCGAGGTCGTTGTAGACATCGTAATCATAAATTCTTTCAAACGCCTTACGCTCATTCGTATCTACTGTTCCATCAGCTTTTTGGCCTTTCAAGTTCGCAAGGTCTTCTACTCTCAGCTTCACCAGTCCTGTCGGTGTGTCTTCGGGCAAATAGGACTGTCGTGCTCACATTCGATTATTATTAGTAggacaattaatttgaatcacCTCATCATTATTATACAATAATATGAACCAACCTTAGTGGAAAAG from Benincasa hispida cultivar B227 chromosome 10, ASM972705v1, whole genome shotgun sequence carries:
- the LOC120088908 gene encoding secreted RxLR effector protein 161-like; its protein translation is MEDSNPINTLMECGIHLSCCEEGERVDPALFKILVGSLRYLTCTRPDILYAVGVISRFMEKPTTTHLKARTRILRYIKSTINYGLFYSVSDNYKFLGYNDSYWGEDVDDHKNTAGFVFYIGDDAFM
- the LOC120087584 gene encoding linoleate 13S-lipoxygenase 2-1, chloroplastic-like; the protein is MAVNIIAVAIVIPKLNEKIPSDDTLFLKFASSDLDRDGQQKSLIGGEAKLIQNESSEQKYKYVAKIEVPKGFGEIGAVIVELKDNSTEKFIDTVHIANSTSQNLVTFSCNSWVQPKNLIPDQRRIFFSTKSYLPEDTPTGLVKLRVEDLANLKGQKADGTVDTNERKAFERIYDYDVYNDLGDPDVDMKWKRPVLGGSNQYPYPRRCRTGRPASVSDPRSERRGEESFYVPRDEAFSEVKQKMFPSNPGKKDKLGTKPFSDFTQVDLMFRDGIEIPPAAHEILKFNIMSTLNFSNQPAPPSVEPSIIQPDKAQLIKFPPPEALKRDKFNWLSDSEFARQTLAGLNPYCIQLVKSWPLKSELNPEEYGPPESGFTTELVQKLIGNSITVEEAITQKKLFVLDYHDTLMQYVEKVRSIKRTTLYGSRTLFFLNADDTLTPLAIELTRPPMAGKPQWKQVFSPSTHATNAWLWRLAKAHVLAHDSCVHQLIIHWLRTHCCMEPYAIALNRQLSTMHPIYRLLHPHFRFNMRINSNAREILINAGGIIESTFSAASYSMEFSSLVYKKEWQFNTQALPEDLIRRGMAERDESALHGLKLAIKDYPFANDGLILWEALVEWMTEYVNHYYPNEKAIKNDKELKAWWKEIKEKGHPDKKKEAGWPSLKTPKDLIQIVSTIAWVGCGHHSAVNFIQYAHAGYFPSRPSIARTNMPTEDFDQIPEEFISNPEGVMLEAFPSIAQASTVAQTMLILSAHSPDEEYIGKKIEPAWAEDPIIAKAFDKFKMKLDKMEKTIDLRNENNELKNRRGAGLVPYEVLKPTSGFGVTGKGVPYSVST